A single genomic interval of Arachis duranensis cultivar V14167 chromosome 7, aradu.V14167.gnm2.J7QH, whole genome shotgun sequence harbors:
- the LOC107459091 gene encoding uncharacterized protein LOC107459091: protein MTMSTSRKDWARKIDDALYAYRTAFKTLIGRSPYQLVYGTACHFPVELEHRPYWATKFLNFDLKAAREKRLLQLNELDEFKIAAYENAKLYKEKTKLWHDKKITTRTFKPG, encoded by the coding sequence ATGACCATGAGCACCTCAAGGAAGGACTGGGCTAGGAAGATAGATGATGCTCTCTACGCTTACCGGACAGCTTTCAAGACTCTTATTGGTAGGTCTCCTTATCAGTTGGTCTATGGCACGGCCTGTCATTTTCCTGTGGAGTTGGAACATAGACCTTACTGGGCTACTAAGTTCCTCAACTTTGATCTCAAGGCTGCAAGAGAAAAGAGACTTCTCCAACTcaatgagcttgatgaattcaaaATAGCAGCGtatgagaatgccaagctatACAAGGAGAAGACCAAActgtggcatgacaagaaaataACCACTAGAACATTTAAGCCAGGCTAG